A stretch of Microcoleus sp. FACHB-68 DNA encodes these proteins:
- a CDS encoding acyl-CoA desaturase → MTIAPLKQEQTLQETPLRPKWTVIIFMAVVHLAALLAFLPSNFSWAAVGVAVFLHWVTGGLGITLGFHRLVTHRSFQTPKWLEYFLIFCGSLTCQGGVTDWVGLHRMHHLHSDQEKDPHDSNKGFLWSHMTCWFYHIPADKEVDRFTKDIADDKVYQFLNKYFFPLQIGLGVLLYFLGEAYSPGLGWSFVVWGIFVRLVVVFHCTWFVNSATHKFGYRTFDSDDKSTNCWWVALVTYGEGWHNNHHACQYSARHGLQWWEIDLTWMTIQFLQALGLATKVKLADK, encoded by the coding sequence ATGACGATCGCACCTTTAAAACAAGAACAGACTTTACAAGAAACGCCGCTTCGCCCCAAGTGGACGGTGATCATCTTCATGGCAGTCGTCCACCTCGCTGCTCTTTTAGCGTTCTTGCCCAGTAACTTTAGCTGGGCAGCAGTGGGAGTCGCCGTTTTCCTTCACTGGGTAACGGGTGGCTTGGGCATTACTCTGGGTTTCCATCGCCTCGTGACTCACCGTAGTTTCCAGACTCCCAAGTGGCTGGAGTATTTTCTAATTTTCTGCGGTTCCCTCACTTGCCAAGGCGGCGTGACTGATTGGGTGGGGCTACACCGAATGCACCACTTGCACTCGGATCAGGAGAAAGATCCCCATGATTCCAACAAGGGCTTTTTGTGGAGTCACATGACTTGCTGGTTCTATCACATTCCAGCCGATAAAGAAGTTGATCGCTTTACCAAAGATATTGCTGATGACAAAGTTTATCAGTTTTTAAACAAGTATTTTTTCCCGCTTCAAATTGGTTTAGGCGTTTTGCTTTACTTTTTGGGAGAAGCCTATTCTCCAGGGTTAGGCTGGTCATTTGTTGTTTGGGGTATCTTTGTTCGCTTGGTTGTAGTTTTTCACTGCACTTGGTTTGTGAACAGCGCCACTCATAAATTCGGCTACCGCACCTTTGACTCTGATGATAAATCTACCAATTGTTGGTGGGTGGCTTTAGTGACTTATGGTGAAGGCTGGCACAACAATCACCACGCTTGTCAATATTCTGCCCGTCACGGTCTGCAATGGTGGGAAATTGATTTAACGTGGATGACGATTCAATTTTTGCAAGCCCTCGGTTTAGCCACTAAGGTGAAATTAGCCGACAAGTAG
- a CDS encoding methionine gamma-lyase family protein, with protein MDSIQQLQAAEKALSPIFSGIDAQVKQNLKRVLDAFRVHRVGVHHFAGVTGYGHDDLGRETLDRVFAEVMGAEAAAVRVQFVSGTHAIACALYGVLRPGDEMLAVAGPPYDTLEEVIGLRGSGQGSLMDFGVTYRQLPLANTGTIDWQALASAVTEKTRLALIQRSCGYSWRPSLSISDIEKIVKIIKGQNPQTVCFVDNCYGEFIEEREPPAVGADLIAGSLIKNPGGTIVPSGGYIAGRADLVEAAACRLTAPGIGSSGGATFDCNRLLMQGLFLAPQMVGEAMKGNHLTGYVFDKLGYPVNPPPMAPRRDVIQAIQLGTPEKLIAFCRAIQQHSPVGSYLDPVPAPMPGYESQLVMAGGTFIDGSTSEFSADGPLREPYIVFCQGGTHWTHVAIALEAAIEVIGKKD; from the coding sequence ATGGATAGCATTCAGCAGCTACAGGCAGCAGAAAAGGCACTGTCTCCGATTTTTTCTGGAATTGACGCTCAGGTCAAGCAAAATCTCAAACGCGTGTTGGATGCCTTTCGGGTTCATCGTGTCGGGGTTCACCATTTTGCCGGCGTCACCGGCTATGGTCACGATGATTTGGGGCGAGAAACGTTAGATCGTGTGTTTGCTGAGGTCATGGGCGCTGAGGCTGCTGCAGTGCGAGTGCAGTTTGTCTCTGGCACTCATGCTATCGCCTGCGCCCTGTATGGCGTGCTCCGTCCGGGGGATGAAATGCTGGCGGTTGCCGGCCCTCCTTATGACACATTAGAAGAAGTCATTGGATTGCGGGGGTCTGGCCAAGGATCACTCATGGATTTTGGCGTGACATACCGGCAACTCCCCTTAGCCAACACCGGCACCATTGACTGGCAAGCTTTGGCATCTGCTGTCACCGAGAAAACCCGTTTGGCTTTGATCCAGCGCTCTTGCGGATATTCTTGGCGTCCGAGCTTGTCAATATCAGATATTGAAAAGATTGTCAAGATTATCAAGGGGCAAAATCCCCAAACGGTGTGCTTTGTCGATAACTGTTACGGGGAATTTATAGAAGAACGGGAACCCCCGGCAGTCGGTGCTGATTTGATTGCCGGCTCATTAATTAAAAATCCCGGCGGCACCATCGTTCCTAGCGGTGGTTACATTGCCGGTCGAGCGGACTTGGTCGAAGCAGCCGCGTGCCGGCTCACAGCCCCCGGAATAGGCAGTAGCGGCGGCGCTACCTTTGATTGTAACAGATTGTTAATGCAAGGATTATTTTTAGCCCCTCAAATGGTTGGGGAAGCCATGAAAGGCAATCACCTCACCGGCTATGTTTTCGACAAGCTGGGATATCCCGTGAATCCGCCCCCAATGGCACCGCGCCGGGATGTCATCCAAGCCATTCAGCTGGGAACCCCTGAAAAATTAATTGCCTTTTGCCGCGCCATTCAGCAGCATTCCCCCGTGGGTTCCTATCTTGACCCCGTGCCGGCACCGATGCCAGGGTATGAAAGCCAGTTGGTGATGGCCGGCGGCACATTTATCGATGGCAGTACCTCGGAATTTTCAGCCGATGGGCCGCTGCGGGAGCCTTATATTGTCTTCTGCCAGGGGGGCACACACTGGACTCATGTCGCCATTGCCCTGGAAGCTGCCATAGAAGTGATTGGCAAGAAAGATTAA